Within Pelistega ratti, the genomic segment AACTGTAAATGCTCCTCAAGTTTACTGATAGCATAAGTATTATTTAAGATATTATTTCTCGCCACTAAAGAGGTTGTTAATTTATCCATCATACCCCCTCAATTTCCGCCACAATCTTATCAATTTCAGTACGTAGGTAATCAATCTTAGCAACAGTCTCTTTAATCTGTGCATTAAGGACAGTAATATCAATTACCTCTCGGTTATCTTTTTGTTCAACATAGGTACTAACCGCAAGGTTGTAGTCATTTTCAGCAATTTGGGTATTTTCAATAGATATACTCAGATGAGGAACATCTTTTTTATCACCAAATAGGCGAATAATTTGTTCTATATGCTCATCAGTAAGGACATTATTATTCGTTTCTTTTTTAAATAATCCTGTTGCATCAATAAACTGTGTTTTATTCTCTACTTTATTTTTAGAGAGAATAAGAATGTTCACCGCAATAGTTGTTCCATAGAATAGATTAGGGGCAAGAGCAATCACGGTTTCTACATAGTTATTATCAACCAAGTATTGACGGATTTTCTGCTCTGCACCGCCTCGGTAGAAAATCCCCGGGAAAGTAACAATTGCAGCTTTTCCTTTAGGGGATAAATAGCTTAATGCGTGTAGGATAAAGGCAAAATCTGCTTTAGATTTTGGGGCAAGTACACCCGCAGGGGCAAATCGTTCATCATTAATCAATGTAGGATCATCTGAACCAATCCATTTCACTGAATAAGGCGGATTAGACACAATGGCATCAAAAGGCTGTTAAAAACTCAAGCGTTGTTTACACTATTTGCAAAATAAATTTCTAAATATTCGTAAGGTGTCAGTGTCCGTTTATGACCAAGTTGATCTTGGTAAACAAGAGCACTATGTGGTTTTACGGTGTTGTAGAAATTAATAAATCGGGTAAGCTCCTGTTTTCTATGCTGGCTATCGGTAAATTCATGTTTATCATGCCACATTTGCATCAAGGTTCTAATTACCCGTTCTGCTTTTCCATTGGTTTTAGGATTGGCGACTTTAGTAAATTTTTGATTGATATGATGTTGATAACAAGCTTTACCAAACTCATGTTCTTTTGTTCCTTTATATTCTGTTCCATTATCTGAGTAAATAACCTCTATGGTATAAGGACAAGGGTCTATCAGATGTTGGGTTAAGAACGTAGCTGCGCTAAAGGCGGTTTTATCTGGCATAATAGCCGCATATAATTCACGCGAGTAATCATCGATAGCCACAAACAGATATTCCCTTTGACTTTGCGTGTGTTGTCCTTTCAGTAAAGGCAAGCGTTTTGTATCGACATGAACCATTTCGCCAGGATAGGATTTATTATAGCGTTTAGCTTGTTTCTTTAATCGTTCTTGGATGGACTTTTCTACTTTAGCTAAGCGCTTAATCCCAAATTTAGCCTGTCTAAACCGATTATTGATACTGGTCTGAGGTTTTAATAATCGACCACGAGCGAGTTTGAGTATCTTATAGATAGTGGGGCGAGAAACCTTGTATTCTTTCGCTAAAGAAGTGACATTTTGTTTGTTTTGAGTATAGGCTAGCCAAATCTCTTCTCTTTGGCGAGGTAATAAGCGAGTGTTTTTGTGTATATTCATCGTACTATTATCTTAAAATAATGTAAACAACGCTAGTTTATTCTACATTTTATCATTTTTTAATCATTGATAATCTTTTATGATATATAACTCAAACTCTACTGAAACCCAAGAGGCAAGTTTAAAGGCAATATCCTTGTGAGCAAAAGTCCCTCCTCCTCTTCCCAATTTTACAATTTCAAAAAAACTATACACACAACCTAAAAACACCCTCACCAATCCACCTTTTCCGCATAATAACAACATAGATAAAAGCTTATGGAAAATACTGATATAAAAGTCCCCCTAAAGAGAGTACAATAATGTTTTCCGACGGTGTATTCTTTAACGTCTAATAGAACGATATTATGAAATTTTTTCAGCTATTTGTTTATGGTACGCTTAAAAAAGGATTTCGCAACCACGCAAAATATTGTAGTACTGCCATTAACATAGAGCTTGCTTATGGATGGGGACGCGTTTATTCACTTGATGAAGGTTATCCTGTCATGGAAGTACCTTCTCAGTCTATTTTAGCAAGAGGTACTGACTCCCCCTCCTCTGATGTTTTTTTACAAAAGCATCAGTATTTTTTTGAATCACCGACAGGCGACTGGGATATGGTACAGGGTGAGCTTATCCTATTTAAATATCCCGACAAAGAGATTCCCCCCATTGATGCACTAGAAGATTTTAACCCTGAAGGGCAAAAAAACCTCTATGAACGTGTTCTCATTACCGTTAAAACAGATAATGGCTTTGTGAATGCGTGGACTTATATTATGAAAGGGTCTCGTCATCTCGGCAAGCGTGTCCCTCTCAATAAGGAAGGGGTTATTGAATGGGGCTATTCGGCTATCTCAAATGAAACACTCTCTTATCATTCTTAGCAGGTAAAACGGGTATTATAGTAGGATAATATTCGCTACAATAATAAGAACAGCTGGTTTTTTATGATGAATGCAAACGATATTCTCTTTTTTGGTGACACTCATGGCGGGTTTTATCATTGTTTAAGTGTAGTTGAGCAGATAAAGCCAAAAGCAATTATTTTCTTGGGTGATTTACAAGCCCAAACACCCTTACATGATATCTTAAAAGATGTCATGACGCTCACCGATGTTTGGTGGATTCATGGTAATCACGATACAGACTCTGTCGATATTTATGATAATTTATTTGAAAGTCAGCTAGCCGATAAGAATCTTCATGGTCGTGTAGTCACTATTGCTGGTTGGCGAATTGCTGGTTTAGGTGGTGTTTTTAGAGGTAAGATTTGGACACCTATTCAACGTGGGTGGAGCTTTTTTTCTCAACAAGAATTATTTGAACAAACCTCTCCTCGTACCCATTTCAGAGGAGGAATAGGGCTTAAACATCGTAGCTCCATTTTCCCTGAAACATATATGGCACTACGAATGCAAAAAAGTGATATTTTAGTTTCTCACGAAGCACCCTCTTGCAATCGATTTGGTTTTTTAGCAATAGACCGCTTAGCACGTCAAATGGAAGTCAAAAAAATTTTTCATGGCCATCACCATGATACTTATGATTATTCAGGGCATTTCTCTCGTATGCATTTTGAAGCCTATGCGGTAGGCTATCGTGGTGTTAGTAATTTAGCAGGAGAAATTATACGTTCAGGAGAAATGGATGGTGAGTTTAGTGACCGAGTAGCGGTTTATCGTTCATAAATCAATTAGAAAATATGACTCTTTCTCTGCATATTTACCTAAGCTCTTTTTAATTCTCTCTATCCATTAAAATACCGCTTTACCCAATCCAGTGTTTGCTGACTTTCAAAATAGCGTTTTTCTTGGGTTATGGGATCAATAAAAGTAATAGATCGTGCTAATAACTGCAAGGGTTGCGTGAAATCATCTTCTGCTCGGGCAGGCAATAGTGTAGGATAAAATTCATCATTTAAAATGGGCAATCCTAAGCCATTCATATGTACACGTAATTGATGCTTCTTCCCACTTAATGGGATTAAGCGATAATGCGCCATACCTTGATAATGCGTAATTACATCAATAATCGTCTGACTATTTAGCGATTTATCTCCCATTAACCTAGCAATAGTTTTTTGTTTAGATGACAATAAAAGTATGTGTTTTTCTTCTTGTGTTAAGGGTGTTTGTCTAGCCATACGCTCTTGCATAGTAAAGTAAGTGGTACTCTTTTCAATATCACTTTCTCTTAATAAAGGAAAGTTTATACTTGAACAAAAAGGTGCAACACATTCATATACTTTATCAATATCTCTACTTTGAAAAAGGGTCTGATACATCCCCCGATAAGCAGGATTCACACAGAATAACAATACCCCTGCAGTATCCCTATCTAAGCGATGCAAGGGGCTAATCTCATCATTACCTAACATTTTGCGTAAACGGATTAATGCCGTCTGCTGCAAATAGCGACCACCAGGAATACTGGCTAAAAAATGCGGTTTATCCACCGCCACCAAGTACTCATCCTGATAGAGAATTGTCAATTTAAACGGCACTTCAACTTCTTGCTCTACTTCTCGATAGTACCATAACCAAGTATCAGCAAGGTAAGGACTATTCAGGGTATAAGCAACACCCTTTTCATTTACCATATCCCCTTTTTGTAATCGTACTTTAATAATATCAGGGGATAAATGGGGAAACCGTTCCAACAAAAAATCTATTAAATATTGCCAATCTCCCTTAGGTAAATATAATCGACTAGCACTCACACCATCTCGGATAGGCAGAGGGCTTTTGATAGGATTACTGTTCATCAACAACCCCTAAATGATTAGCAACAGCTCGTTCAAAAAACATCTGTTGAGAAGGTAGTCGATTAACTCGTTTATTATTAATCACCATCGTTGAGCTTCCCCCTCCATCAAGATTAATCGCATGAGGGACGTTGAGTTGTTTAAATAATTGTGCTAACTGGTTTAGTGTATAGCCCTTAAATTTATCTAATCGTCCTTCCACAACAACAAGATATAAAAAACGCTTATCTTGACTAAGACCAACTGCTGTACGAGGATGACGGCTCTTAGCATTACGATGGCAAATGGCAGGACTACTTGGCGCACAACGATACAGTCCATTTTGTAGGCTTTGCCAACCACTGATAACAATATCCCATTGCTTTTGATAAGGTGTTAATTGGTTAAATGGTTCAATTAAACATTGATTCTCTTTTGTACACGCTAAAAAACTATACTGCTTTTGATCTTTTTTAGACGTACGCCATGTTCTTTGATGTGAATAATTTAAACCTAAAGGATTCCGATTTTCATCAAAAAAAGAAGCATTAATAGCAACAGTGGTTTTATTTTTATAGGCAAAATTACTCGTTGTATCACTATTATGCGGTAATGTTCCAAGCAATCGAATAGAAGGGCAACTCAAATCTATCTTACTAATATGAATATGCCCCTGTTGTCGTGTTTCATAGTGAATACAAGGGGTTATTTCTCGACTGATAGACGGTTCAGCCCTAACAGATACACTACTTATGATCAATATTATTAAACATAATAAGTGCTTTATCATATTTTTCCATTCTTAAATAAATAGTAAAAGGTAGATTATATCGCTTTAACAATAAATTAAGAATTTTAGAATCAATAAATTATTTACTTTTACATAGATTATCTATAAAACAAAATATTCACAAACCCAGTTTCTATACGATATAAATTAAACACCTAATACCGTATATCAGCAGCATGAATAATCTGAATACCATATTCTTGACACAATTGTCGCGTTATTTCATCATGATCAGGTGTCACAGGTGCACATAAATCCCAAATTAAAAACGTATTAAATCCTTGTTCTTTTGCCCCTTGTGCTGTCCATAAGACACATACATCTCGTGCTAAACCCACGGTATAAACATTTTTTACCTCTTTTTCTTTGAGATAGCCTGCTAATCCTGTTGTCGGTCGCTCTCCCTTTTGATTAAAATTTTCTTGGAAAGCACTATAAGAATCAACTTGGGGATGACACCCCTTACGCAAAATTAAATCCATATTATCCCAGTTAATCGTAGGATCAAGTGCCGCCCCTGCAGTCCCTTTTATACAGTGATCAGGCCATAGCACTTGAGGATGTCCATAGAGAGAAATTGTATCAAAAGCCTTTTTCCCCTCATGCTGACTGGCAAAAGAAATATGATGCGCAGGATGCCAGTCTTGTGTAGCGATATGATAGTCAAAATATTGTGCATCAACCAAATCCTTAACCCCTTTCAGAATACTATCCGCTTGATAACACGCTAATGCTCCCCCAGGTAAAAAATCAGTTTGAATATCCACTACAATAAGTGCTGATTTAGCTAAAGACATCATATACTCCTTTTATCTTTGTATAGTTAGGACTTTACTATTAATTAACCTATATAGAACATTAAAATAATAGAGTAATTGACTAAATATAGTATTTCCATCATAAGATACTATTCAATTTAACTGAAATAGTGTAGTAGAAGATACTCTATTTTTTATACAGATAAAAATACTATTATGCTATATTAGGAACAAAGATAAATACTGAAAATAATCATTAATAGAGTGATTTTTATGTATAAAATCTATATTTATACCCTATTTTTCTAATACTATGGCTTCCTCTAACAATATATCCTATTACTCAATACATCTTACTAATTGTTGAATATTAGGTAATTGTGCATCTAATTGAGAAGGATTAACCATCACTTCTTTTCCAAGGACATTTCGCTTCCCTGATGGTAAACAACCAATAGGAATACCCAGTGCACCAGATACAACAGAGGCTGTATTTGCATCTCTTACCTCATATTGGAACATCTTTTTAAAACTAGATTTACTTGTTGGTGTACCAGCCCCTTCAGGATGGATACAAAATAAGTTAGCATTTTTTGTCCATACTTCATAAATCTCATTACCAATTTCCTCTACAACTGTTTTAAAGGCAGTAGCAGATGCTTTTGCCATGGTTGTTAAACGATTTCCCACATACATATAAATCTGAGGTAATGCAAGTTTACTTCTTAGTGCTTCTGTATAAAAATAAGAACTGACATCACCCACATGACGCTTAACTCCATAAACAAGGGATAACACTGATCTTACTGCTCGTTTTGAAGAACCATCAGCCGAAAAAGGAATAATCAATCTATCCGCAGCAGAAAGTGCTAATTCGGTATAAATAGTAAAGCTTGGATTACAGTCAATAAATACAATATTATCCTCATAATTCCATGCTTTTTGAATATCACTAATAAGATCTCTTACCCAAAGATGGACTAGTCGCCAAGCATCGCTCACATTAGGTGCTTGGGTAGCATGTAAAATACCAGAAGCTTGAATTTCTAACTCTTCATCTCCAACAACTAAATATACATTATCAGGTACATAATGATTAATCTGATTGACCTGTGTAATGTATTTGATAGCACTATTAATTTGTTTATAAGGACTGATTAATCTTTCTGAGATATAGCCAGAGATAGTATTCTTATTAGGCTGAGAATGAATTTTTTCAAGCTCTTGTTCTCCTTTCTCAATACCCCCTAATAACATAGAAGAGGAATTAGCTTGTGGACATAAATCAACTACTAATACTTTTTTTGATGGATGTTGCTTAGCATACTCACAAGCAATTTGAAAGGTAAGATAGCTTTTCCCTACACCACCTTTATTATTCCAGATTGCATAAATAGACATCATATTTTCCTATCAAGTGTATTGAGTTGTATTACCTTTTTGTTAAGTGTACTACTTTTTCTGTTTAACATATCATATTTCTCTTAAAGATACTACTTTTTCTAGTTTTTTATTCTTATTATCCATTTAAAATATTACTAGGGTATGTAGATACTAACCCTCATCACTCTCTATACGATTTTTTTCTAATAAAGCCTCTCTCATTTGTCGCAATTGCTTTAAAGCTTCTGCTTTAGATAAAGACACAGAAGGTGTTATACCATTTATTGATAAGGCTTGTCGATGGTCTATCACCGTTGTATCAGGTGATAAATGTGTGATTGCTTGAGGAATAGCTTTTGCATCTACACTATCATCAAGGTAGAAATACAGTGTTTTCTTCGCACGCGTAATGCCAACATAAAAAAGATGTTGAGATAACTCATCCATCATATCAAAACCTTCTTTGGAAACACCATAAAACAGCACTTGATTATATTCACGTCCTTTTGCTTGACTAATAGTGGCAAATCGTAACCCTTCTCGCTCATTCCATCGTTTACTAAGCGCTATCGCTCGCTCTTGCCATTGTGCAAGGGTATAACCATATTGTCGGGCATCTGCTTTTAACCCTTCCCAAGAGGCTCTACTTATTTGATCATATATACGGTGAGTATTCAGCTGCCAAAGTCGGGCACTTTGTTCTAACCATTGCATAACCTCATAGACAGGTGTATTTTCTTGATTTGTTGCACACCAATAAAGTAGTGCTTGCCTAAAATGCTCATCATAGGCTTTCTGACGGTTTTCTTGTAAATGTATATCAAAATACATTCTTATACTTTCCATACTAGGCTTATGCAGTATCTCTTGCTTAGCTGTCTCATCTAATAAGCACTGTGGCAACTGTAAAAATTGGGTTAAATCAAGTGCCAAATTTTTAGAAAAATGAGGAGCTTTAGTATTCAATAAATAGGGGTAACGTAATACCATTAATATATTCAAAATAGCAGGTGCTATAGAATGGTTTATCCCTAAAGCTAGTTTATGGTTCGTTTGACTAAATAAGGTAAAGGCAGCTCTCATCTGTGTTGGAAAATCTTTGGTGATAATAAGCGTTTCTTTACTGATTTTGGTAAGCTCTTTTACAGATAGCGTCTTAATCGTACTACTATGCTCTGCCAAAGATTGGATAGGGCGATGAATAATTGAACTGGCTAAATTAGCAATATTTTGTGCATAGCGATAAGATCGATTGATTTGTTCTGTTTCTGCATTTAATTGACGCACAAACTGATCAAACACAAAACTCGTATTAGTCCCTCGCCAAGCAAAAATATTCTGAAAGCGATCACCCACGGCAATAACGGTTTGTGCTTGTTGGTTAAGCTGTAACAAAAACTTTAATTGTAAAGGGGTAGTATCATGAAACTCATCAATACACTGTAAACGGTATTTTTTACCAATTCGAGCAAGTATTTCACTATCTTCAATTAATTGCAGTAAATCAAAAACTGACTCACTGAGTAAGCGAAACCCCTGTTCACCTTGTTGGTATGAAGAGGAAATCTCATCATGCTCAAAAACAGACTCTGACTGATAAGGTGAAGGTCGCCATGTTTCACGGTAATTATCATACGCATAAAATACTCTTCGTACTAACCGCCAATCATGATGAAGTTTTCCTAATAGAATTTCTTCTAGCATATCATCATCATGATACTCAAAAGCACATGATGCACGGAAAAAATCAATATCACTCATTAGTGCTTGCATTGTACTAGGCGTGATAGGGGCAGGAGGAGCGATATCCATAGAGGAAGAAGTCATTATTTGTGCTACCACTTGTTGATAAAGCAATGGTAAAAGCTCTCGTTCAACCTCTTCACGACGTAGAATAAACCGCGTATCCCCTAACTGCCTGAGAATACGCATAGCAAAGCCATCAATCGTATAAACCGTACTATTTTTAACTTGACGACTTTCAAGATATTGTTGCAGCACGGCATAACCCGTACGGCTAAAAGTCAATAACAACGCATCATTGGGGTTTAATGAGTGTTGCACAGTATCGGCGATATAACTTGTTTTACCACTACCAGCAACACCTTCAACTAATAATGCTTTCATCAACGCTTCCTTTTGGATGGATAATACTGTTATTAACAACCTAATACAGGTAAAGTGCTATTTGTTGCTTAGATTAAGAGAAATATAAGAAGATTCTATTTCCTGCAACAAATAAAAAAGTATCAGTAGCTTATTTTGACTACTGATACTTTATTTTATAATTAAAATGGTTATTGACTCACAAAAGCCCGTTCAATCACAAAATCACCCGGTGTTGAAGTATTACCCTCTTTAAATCCTCGTGCCTCACAAATTGCTTTTAAGTCAGCTAACATAGCAGGACTACCACAAATCATCACACGGTCTTCCGCTGGGTTAAGTGGGGGAACACCTAAATCTTCAAATAATTTACCATTTTCAATTAAGGTTGTCATACGACCTTGGTGATAGAACGGTTCACGCGTAACGGTAGGATAATATTTAAGTTGCTTACTCACCATTTCACCTAAAAACTCATGTTCTTTCAGTGTTTTGGTAAACATATCATAATAAGCTAATTCATTGACTTGACGCACACCATGTACCAGAATCACTTCTTCATAGCGCTCATAGGTTTCAGGATCACGAGCAATACTTAAAAAAGGTGCTAAGCCTGTACCCGTTCCTAGTAAATAAAGTCGTTTGGCTGGTAATAGATAATCCAATACCAATGTACCAGTAGGCTTACGACCAATAATAATCGAATCCCCTTCTTTAATGTGTTGTAAGCGAGAAGTTAGTGGACCATCTGGCACTTTGATACTTAAAAACTCAAGATGCTCTTCATAATTAGGACTTGCAATACTGTATGCACGCAATAATGGTTTACCATCAACCATTAAGCCAATCATCGTAAAATGCCCATTGCTAAAACGTAATGAAGGGTCCCGAGTAGTTGTAAAACTAAATAAACGATCCGTCCAATGGTGAACGCTAAGTACTTTACCTTCTAAAAATGCGGATGCCATAACGCAACTAACCTTTTCGATTAATAAGAATAATTCTCTATTGTAACCAAGAAAACCTTTTTAGGTCTTTGAGATAAGTCAATTGAAAAGAAATAGCCACTTGGTAAAAAGTGGCTGTCTCAATATTCTCCTTTCTAAAATAGTCAATTACTATTTAAAAGAAGAGGTAGATTTAATTACTCTGCTGGATTTTGAAAGCGTTCTACTAACTCATCCCAACGAGATTCAATATCACGTTCTTCCATTAACTTAATAAATTGTCTGCCACGAGTAGTAAGTATTTCTTCAACATCCTCTTTTGTATAAACCTGTTCGTTATAACTTATTTTTTCAACCTGATCAATGGTTTTACCCTCTGGAGCTTGAGCAGTAACAGCAAATAATAAATCGTTATCTTTCATCTGGAAGAACTGACTTTCTATCGCCGACTTGTGCATATCATCAATAATTAAATCAATATCTGCTTTATCCTTATCGGTAGGTAGAGGCATTTTTTCTGATTTAGCCATTACCGTAAGCACATCAAATGTAAATTGTTTTAACCATGCTGGGTTTAGAACGAATTGTAAATCTAATTTTTTGAGTGATTTTAAATAGATTTCCTCTGGAGAAGTCACATTGAGGTCTTTTGGTAAGACAAAATCTAATTCTGCCTTCACACTAGAAGCACCAGCTTTATTACGCAATTGGATAGGCCCATATTGAAGTTTCGGATTTTGATTAAATATCGCAATAGCCTGCATACCTAATTCAAATAGACGTGACTCTAAGAATGGTTCAGGGCTTAATAATTCTTTTTGTGCAATAGCAGCATTAAAATAGTTAAATGCAATTGCATAAATTGTCCGCCCTAATGACTTAATAGCACCTGAATCTAATTGATAGTAACCAGCATCTACTGAATACGATCCCAAATCTACATCATTAATCAGTACTTGCTCTGCTTTTTGTGTAGCCGAAATATCAAGACCTTTACCATCATCTGTTACTTTTTGGGTATCCTTAACACGATGAATAGCAATAGACGTTTCTTTATCGCCAAATCGATAATAATCAGTATCTGATTGCGTTTCTACTGAAAGATTACCCTTTTCATCTAATTTATAATGCATCTCCATATCAATTTTACCCAAGTGATTAAATTCTTGAGGAATGAAGCCACTTGTGTTTAACCAAGCAAACTTACTTGGTTCCATTTCGATATGGAAATAACTATCCGTTAAATCCTTTTTGGCATTAAATGAAATTTTTGTTGCCCCTAACTGTAGATTTTCTTGAGAGATATTAATCGGAGCAATACCAACATAGCCCTTGGCTTTACTGTCATAACCATAAACATACTCAATCACAATAGGTTGTTCTGATTGAGTCACCGTAAAAATAGCTTTTGTTAAATCATTATTGATGAGGGTAATTTTGCTCGCATAATTAACAGGTAAGAAATGTCCTTTTTTAAGGGCATTTGGTGGGAATGGACCATGATCAATACGTTGTTGAAGCAAAGGGATTTCTTTTCCTTCTTCATCTTTAAATTTAATCATATATTGGCTTGTAAAAATACCAGATTGCGTTTGTTCATAAGAGAAACGAACAGACTGTTGAAGCTCTTGCTCAATATACTGATTAAGTTGTTGAATATCGCTATCTAGTCGTGCTTGGATTGTATTACCATGAATATGGCTAGCCACTGGATACGCAATAATAAGGGCAATCGCAAGCCCACCCATAAGATAACGTTTACGCATAATATGTCCACTGAAAATAATTAAAAGATACAGTATTTTACTCTAGTTTTTATTTTAAATTATTTATGTTCTCAGTCAATTAGCGTAATCATGCTATTTTTATAGCAAATACTTTTTGAATCGTTTGAATGAAAATAAAAAAGAAACTGATAAAATATTCAAAGGCTATTTATTACTTATTTTTACTATTTATCAGACAATAATAGGATTCTTTTATATGAAAACCATTTATTTAGCTGGCTTTGATGTTTTCCGCCAAGATGCGGTTGATCATGGTCTTTTTCTTCAGCAGTTATGCCAGCAATATGGATTTAAAGGAAGTTATCCCTTAGATAATACCGCACCAAGCCATTTAACAGGGCAAGCATTAGCTCAATGGATTTATGAGGCAAACATTCAATTAATTCAGCAAGCTGATATAGTCATTGCCAATG encodes:
- a CDS encoding type I restriction-modification system subunit M, whose protein sequence is MSNPPYSVKWIGSDDPTLINDERFAPAGVLAPKSKADFAFILHALSYLSPKGKAAIVTFPGIFYRGGAEQKIRQYLVDNNYVETVIALAPNLFYGTTIAVNILILSKNKVENKTQFIDATGLFKKETNNNVLTDEHIEQIIRLFGDKKDVPHLSISIENTQIAENDYNLAVSTYVEQKDNREVIDITVLNAQIKETVAKIDYLRTEIDKIVAEIEGV
- a CDS encoding integrase core domain-containing protein, giving the protein MNIHKNTRLLPRQREEIWLAYTQNKQNVTSLAKEYKVSRPTIYKILKLARGRLLKPQTSINNRFRQAKFGIKRLAKVEKSIQERLKKQAKRYNKSYPGEMVHVDTKRLPLLKGQHTQSQREYLFVAIDDYSRELYAAIMPDKTAFSAATFLTQHLIDPCPYTIEVIYSDNGTEYKGTKEHEFGKACYQHHINQKFTKVANPKTNGKAERVIRTLMQMWHDKHEFTDSQHRKQELTRFINFYNTVKPHSALVYQDQLGHKRTLTPYEYLEIYFANSVNNA
- a CDS encoding gamma-glutamylcyclotransferase family protein, with product MKFFQLFVYGTLKKGFRNHAKYCSTAINIELAYGWGRVYSLDEGYPVMEVPSQSILARGTDSPSSDVFLQKHQYFFESPTGDWDMVQGELILFKYPDKEIPPIDALEDFNPEGQKNLYERVLITVKTDNGFVNAWTYIMKGSRHLGKRVPLNKEGVIEWGYSAISNETLSYHS
- a CDS encoding metallophosphoesterase family protein, which produces MMNANDILFFGDTHGGFYHCLSVVEQIKPKAIIFLGDLQAQTPLHDILKDVMTLTDVWWIHGNHDTDSVDIYDNLFESQLADKNLHGRVVTIAGWRIAGLGGVFRGKIWTPIQRGWSFFSQQELFEQTSPRTHFRGGIGLKHRSSIFPETYMALRMQKSDILVSHEAPSCNRFGFLAIDRLARQMEVKKIFHGHHHDTYDYSGHFSRMHFEAYAVGYRGVSNLAGEIIRSGEMDGEFSDRVAVYRS
- a CDS encoding pseudouridine synthase — encoded protein: MNSNPIKSPLPIRDGVSASRLYLPKGDWQYLIDFLLERFPHLSPDIIKVRLQKGDMVNEKGVAYTLNSPYLADTWLWYYREVEQEVEVPFKLTILYQDEYLVAVDKPHFLASIPGGRYLQQTALIRLRKMLGNDEISPLHRLDRDTAGVLLFCVNPAYRGMYQTLFQSRDIDKVYECVAPFCSSINFPLLRESDIEKSTTYFTMQERMARQTPLTQEEKHILLLSSKQKTIARLMGDKSLNSQTIIDVITHYQGMAHYRLIPLSGKKHQLRVHMNGLGLPILNDEFYPTLLPARAEDDFTQPLQLLARSITFIDPITQEKRYFESQQTLDWVKRYFNG
- a CDS encoding phosphodiester glycosidase family protein; its protein translation is MIKHLLCLIILIISSVSVRAEPSISREITPCIHYETRQQGHIHISKIDLSCPSIRLLGTLPHNSDTTSNFAYKNKTTVAINASFFDENRNPLGLNYSHQRTWRTSKKDQKQYSFLACTKENQCLIEPFNQLTPYQKQWDIVISGWQSLQNGLYRCAPSSPAICHRNAKSRHPRTAVGLSQDKRFLYLVVVEGRLDKFKGYTLNQLAQLFKQLNVPHAINLDGGGSSTMVINNKRVNRLPSQQMFFERAVANHLGVVDEQ
- a CDS encoding nicotinamidase — protein: MMSLAKSALIVVDIQTDFLPGGALACYQADSILKGVKDLVDAQYFDYHIATQDWHPAHHISFASQHEGKKAFDTISLYGHPQVLWPDHCIKGTAGAALDPTINWDNMDLILRKGCHPQVDSYSAFQENFNQKGERPTTGLAGYLKEKEVKNVYTVGLARDVCVLWTAQGAKEQGFNTFLIWDLCAPVTPDHDEITRQLCQEYGIQIIHAADIRY
- a CDS encoding ParA family protein; this encodes MMSIYAIWNNKGGVGKSYLTFQIACEYAKQHPSKKVLVVDLCPQANSSSMLLGGIEKGEQELEKIHSQPNKNTISGYISERLISPYKQINSAIKYITQVNQINHYVPDNVYLVVGDEELEIQASGILHATQAPNVSDAWRLVHLWVRDLISDIQKAWNYEDNIVFIDCNPSFTIYTELALSAADRLIIPFSADGSSKRAVRSVLSLVYGVKRHVGDVSSYFYTEALRSKLALPQIYMYVGNRLTTMAKASATAFKTVVEEIGNEIYEVWTKNANLFCIHPEGAGTPTSKSSFKKMFQYEVRDANTASVVSGALGIPIGCLPSGKRNVLGKEVMVNPSQLDAQLPNIQQLVRCIE
- a CDS encoding UvrD-helicase domain-containing protein; translated protein: MKALLVEGVAGSGKTSYIADTVQHSLNPNDALLLTFSRTGYAVLQQYLESRQVKNSTVYTIDGFAMRILRQLGDTRFILRREEVERELLPLLYQQVVAQIMTSSSMDIAPPAPITPSTMQALMSDIDFFRASCAFEYHDDDMLEEILLGKLHHDWRLVRRVFYAYDNYRETWRPSPYQSESVFEHDEISSSYQQGEQGFRLLSESVFDLLQLIEDSEILARIGKKYRLQCIDEFHDTTPLQLKFLLQLNQQAQTVIAVGDRFQNIFAWRGTNTSFVFDQFVRQLNAETEQINRSYRYAQNIANLASSIIHRPIQSLAEHSSTIKTLSVKELTKISKETLIITKDFPTQMRAAFTLFSQTNHKLALGINHSIAPAILNILMVLRYPYLLNTKAPHFSKNLALDLTQFLQLPQCLLDETAKQEILHKPSMESIRMYFDIHLQENRQKAYDEHFRQALLYWCATNQENTPVYEVMQWLEQSARLWQLNTHRIYDQISRASWEGLKADARQYGYTLAQWQERAIALSKRWNEREGLRFATISQAKGREYNQVLFYGVSKEGFDMMDELSQHLFYVGITRAKKTLYFYLDDSVDAKAIPQAITHLSPDTTVIDHRQALSINGITPSVSLSKAEALKQLRQMREALLEKNRIESDEG